One Mugil cephalus isolate CIBA_MC_2020 chromosome 10, CIBA_Mcephalus_1.1, whole genome shotgun sequence genomic window carries:
- the dnaja2b gene encoding dnaJ homolog subfamily A member 2b, translated as MANVADTKLYDILGVSPSASENELKKAYRKLAKEYHPDKNPDAGDKFKEISFAYEVLTNPEKKELYDRYGEQGLREGGGGGPGMDDIFSHIFGGGLFGFMGGQGRGRNGGRRRGEDMVHPLKVSLEDLYNGKTTKLQLSKNVLCGACNGQGGKAGAVQKCVACRGRGMRIMIRQLAPGMVQQMQSVCTDCNGEGEVINEKDRCRKCEGHKVCKETKLLEVHVDKGMRHGQKITFSGEADQAPGVEPGDIVLVLQEKEHEEFRREGSDLHMVQRIGLVEALCGFQMTVAHLDGRQLLVKYPPGKVIEPGCIRMVKGEGMPQYRNPFEKGDLYIKFDVQFPENNWISPEKLNELECLLPARAETPVIAPDAEDVELTDFDKSQGSGSGARREAYNDSSDDEGGHHGPGVQCAHQ; from the exons ATGGCCAACGTAGCGGATACCAAGCTATACGACATCCTCGGAGTTTCACCATCTGCCTCcgaaaatgaactgaaaaag GCCTACCGCAAGTTGGCTAAAGAATATCATCCCGACAAGAACCCTGATGCTGGAGACAAG TTTAAAGAGATCAGTTTTGCGTACGAGGTATTGACTAACCCAGAGAAGAAGGAGCTTTATGATCGCTATGGAGAACAAGGGCTgcgggagggaggaggcggaggaccTGGCATGGACGATATCTTCTCCCACATTTTTGGTGGAGGACTCTTTGGGTTCATGGGGGGACAAGGAAGAGGACGCaatggaggcaggaggagaggagaagataTGGTTCACCCTCTAAA agTTTCTCTTGAAGACCTCTACAATGGCAAAACCACAAAACTGCAGCTCAGTAAGAATGTGCTGTGTGGTGCCTGTAATGG TCAAGGCGGTAAGGCAGGAGCAGTGCAGAAGTGTGTGGCATGCAGAGGACGGGGAATGAGAATCATGATTAGACAGCTTGCCCCTGGGATGGTCCAACAGATGCAGTCAGTCTGTACGGACTGCAATGGAGAGG GTGAGGTGATAAATGAGAAGGACCGCTGCAGAAAATGTGAAGGTCATAAAGTGTGTAAGGAGACTAAGCTTCTGGAGGTTCATGTGGACAAAGGCATGAGACACGGACAGAAGATCACGTTCTCTGGAGAAGCTGACCAAGCACCAGGCGTTGAACCAGGAGACATTGTTCTGGTGCTGCAAGAGAAAGAACATGAG GAATTCCGCCGTGAAGGCAGTGACCTTCACATGGTCCAACGGATCGGCCTGGTTGAAGCTCTGTGCGGCTTCCAGATGACTGTGGCACACCTGGATGGACGTCAGCTGCTTGTCAAGTACCCACCTGGCAAGGTCATTGAGCCAG gctGCATTCGAATGGTGAAAGGAGAGGGAATGCCTCAGTACAGAAATCCCTTTGAGAAGGGAGACCTTTACATCAAGTTTGACGTCCAGTTCCCTGAAAACAACTGGATTAGCCCAGAAAAACTGAAC GAACTTGAGTGCTTGCTGCCTGCCCGCGCCGAGACTCCCGTTATCGCACCAGATGCGGAGGATGTTGAACTGACAGATTTTGACAAGAGTCAAGGTTCAGGAAGTGGAGCCCGGCGAGAGGCCTACAACGATAGTTCTGATGACGAAGGCGGCCACCATGGCCCAGGGGTGCAATGCGCACACCAGTAG